The Cryptococcus deuterogattii R265 chromosome 4, complete sequence genome segment ATGTCAACAACCAAGATGGCAATGTTACAGAGGGAAGAACCACGGGATCGGAGGTTGGTGAAAGACTCGTGGCCGGGAGTGTCGATAATGAGCAAACCAGGGATCTGGACTTTGTAGGCATGGTCCTGTAAAGAGTATATAAGCGGGACATCTTCATATATATAGCGGGATAACAATGCAAACCTTGTTGACAACCTCGGTCTTCTCCTCAATAGCAGACCTGGGGAAGAACGTGGCACCGATTTGCTGAGTGATACCACCGGCTTCACCCTCTTGGACGGAGGTTTGTCGGATCTGAAGTAGTAATCAACGAAATCGTTCTCGTATACGAACCGAAGGCCATACCTTGTCAAGCAACTTGGTCTTACCAGTGTCGACGTGACCCAAAATACAACAGATAGGAGAACGCAAATCGTCACTGCTCTTTGCTGCTTGTGCTGcctccctcctttcctgGATCTTCTGTAATGCCCTGGCTTTTCGGGCGGCgagctcatcatcagagTCCTCATCAGAGTCCTCGTCAGAATCTTCATCGGAGGACTCTTcttcggaagaagatccctcttcctcagagGAGGATTCCTCAGCGGCGGCAGAGGTAGGCTTGCCATTGGTCTTTGCAGGGACAGGAGCGGCTCTGGAAGCAGGCTGAGTTTGAATGGGGGCAGCCGGAGCAGCGGCCTTCTCTGCAGGCTTTTCAGCCACCTTCTTCGCGGCACTGGCGGGAGTCTCCTTGGCGACGGGGGCACTAGCCTTGACAGGCTCAGGGGCAGGCTCTTCGTCAGACTTGTCCCAGTCATCCTCGGactcctcaaccttgagcttttcaACAGCGGCAGTagccttctccacctcgtTATCAGACTTGTCCCAATCGTCCtcgctttcttccttcttctcttcggcTTTGGGAACTTCGGGTTCAGGTGCAGGAGCGGCGGGAGTGGGGGTTTCTTTGGGCttttgttgctgctgttgttgttgcttcttcttgttaCCGTAGACAggctttttctttttttccgcCGCGCCACCTTCCTGTAGACCAGCAACAACCATACCGGCCGCCAACATAGCTTGTTTTCTGGCCTCGGCAGCGgccctttccctcttttgtGCAGGAGTCAATAATTTCCCCTCGGCCTTGGCCTTTGCAagtttctccttctccttggcctttttcgCCGCCTTGGCCTCCGCCTCcgcagcttcttcagcagcgatccttgcctcttcttcttcaatcctcctcaatctctcctcctcagccttcttagcctcctcctccaatcGTCGCTTTTCCTCCATAGCAGCCTGCATAGCAGCAATATGGGCAGggatcttcttgcccttggctGAAGGAGCAGGCTCAGCGGGTTTAGCAgcggccttcttcttcttctttttcttcttatcACCTCCGGCGGCgccctcttcatcaccttcatcgtcctcagCCTCGGCAACTTCAGCAGGCTCGGCAGGGGATTCGGTGGGAGGGGCTTGAGCCTTCTTGGCAGCAGCctgagccttcttcttggcctaGAAATGTTTGTCAGCATGAGATGGCCTAGCGTAGAGTACAGTCAGttaccttctccttctcctttttcagcttctccttctgggCCTTGGAAAGAATTTTAGGTCCCTCGTCCATTGCTTCCTCGGCCTCTTGTTCGGGCTCCACCTTggcaggagcagcagaGGCTTCTTGAGCCTTTCGCTCGGCTGCAGCCTTCTCCAAGATGGCATCAAtgtcctcctcttcctcttcaaccttctttcccttcttcccctttttgcCCTTCTTAGGCTTGACATCCTCCTCGGGCCACTCGTCATCGAGGTTGACGGCTGTGCTGGGTTCTGGCTGCTCATCAGCCGGAGCCGGTACTTCatcaagttcttcatcctcctctacatccctcttcttttctttcttccctttctttcccttcttaGGCTTAACATCCTCTTCGGGCCATTCATCGTCCAAGTTGGGTTTGGTGTCgatggcagaagaaggttcaACCTCATCGGCTTCGTCATCCAGATCGGCAAACTTGgaagccttcttcttcttcttcttgtcctttttaGCTGCATTGGCAGCGATGGTGGCCTAATGATATGTTAGCCAGTGGCAAATGGTGAAGTTGAGgacatgaagaagacacaCCATCAAACCGccaccctcttcatcagatACGGCATCTCCATCGTTCAAAAGATCAAAAAGGCTATTGTCGGCTtttccacccttcttggGAGCTTCATCAGTTCGAAGAGTGGCCTGAGACTGCTCGAGAGCagcttcctttttctccctGCGAGGAGACGACAAGTGAGCTCAATGTGGAAGTTTGCAGCACAGTTGAACGTACCAGAACTCGTCATCATCGAAgtccttcttcccgcccttctttcccttgttcTTTGGCGGCATTTTTGCTTGCAGTGATCAATAAATGTTGTGAATTTGATTATTATGGATTTGGTGGCGGACAATAAGCGTTCTCAAGAAACGACTTT includes the following:
- a CDS encoding translation initiation factor aIF-2 produces the protein MPPKNKGKKGGKKDFDDDEFWEKKEAALEQSQATLRTDEAPKKGGKADNSLFDLLNDGDAVSDEEGGGLMATIAANAAKKDKKKKKKASKFADLDDEADEVEPSSAIDTKPNLDDEWPEEDVKPKKGKKGKKEKKRDVEEDEELDEVPAPADEQPEPSTAVNLDDEWPEEDVKPKKGKKGKKGKKVEEEEEDIDAILEKAAAERKAQEASAAPAKVEPEQEAEEAMDEGPKILSKAQKEKLKKEKEKAKKKAQAAAKKAQAPPTESPAEPAEVAEAEDDEGDEEGAAGGDKKKKKKKKAAAKPAEPAPSAKGKKIPAHIAAMQAAMEEKRRLEEEAKKAEEERLRRIEEEEARIAAEEAAEAEAKAAKKAKEKEKLAKAKAEGKLLTPAQKRERAAAEARKQAMLAAGMVVAGLQEGGAAEKKKKPVYGNKKKQQQQQQQKPKETPTPAAPAPEPEVPKAEEKKEESEDDWDKSDNEVEKATAAVEKLKVEESEDDWDKSDEEPAPEPVKASAPVAKETPASAAKKVAEKPAEKAAAPAAPIQTQPASRAAPVPAKTNGKPTSAAAEESSSEEEGSSSEEESSDEDSDEDSDEDSDDELAARKARALQKIQERREAAQAAKSSDDLRSPICCILGHVDTGKTKLLDKIRQTSVQEGEAGGITQQIGATFFPRSAIEEKTEVVNKDHAYKVQIPGLLIIDTPGHESFTNLRSRGSSLCNIAILVVDITHGLEPQTIESLNLLRQGRTPFIVALNKIDRMYGWEAKPNAGFRETLNAQSKSVKSEFDDRVAKTKLAFAEQGLNAEIFDENKNLGRNISLVPTSAVTGEGIPDMLMLLVKLTQERMNANLMYISELECTILEVKVIEGLGTTIDVVLSNGVMREGDKIVLCGTDGPIVTQVRALLTPQPMREMRIKGQYIHHKEVKAALGVKISAPGLEKAIAGARLYVAQDDDEVEAFKDMAMDDLTSLARFVTKSGKGVWVQASTLGSLEALLTFLDQMKIPVFNFGIGPVHKSTIVKAGTMLDKAPEYAVILAFDVQIEKEAQELAQKAGMKIFSAMIIYHLFDAFTKYMSEVQEAKRKEAAPNAVWPVRLKILKAFAHRDPIILGCDIIEGTMRIGTPMGVVKVDKETGKREIVSLGKITSIEINHKPFEIVKRSQIGAGAAVKIERAPHQAAKLYGRHFDEKDEVVSLISRQSIDTLKANFRDQVELSDWAMIKKMKVEQGVP